A genomic window from Zootoca vivipara chromosome Z, rZooViv1.1, whole genome shotgun sequence includes:
- the SPRY3 gene encoding protein sprouty homolog 3, with translation MPFSASTTERSSEDTMASVPEDFQQVLSIDQICAIRATNDYVERPASSKQAASTPSPSQSQAAHKQEVAQERLMPTTFQDLQPGQLPLQQPLSHSSTASSISHSTTASEQRLLGSITPSHSGHSLVRTQPQAGDPKPEELQKGTPEKPRVLHAGHLFICEECGHCKCARCMATRSLPSCWLCNKRCLCSPENLIDYGTCLCCVKGIFYHCSSDDEDTCADDPCSCSPGSCCARWAAMSFLSLFMPCLCCYFPTLGCLKLCQRGYDAFKRPGCRCQNHTNTVCRKISSTSSGATLPKTLDKPV, from the coding sequence ATGCCCTTTTCGGCCAGCACCACTGAGCGCAGCTCTGAAGACACCATGGCTTCAGTGCCTGAGGATTTCCAGCAGGTCCTTTCCATCGACCAGATTTGTGCCATTCGTGCCACCAATGACTACGTGGAGAGACCTGCCTCCTCCAAGCAAGCTGCCTCCACCCCTTCTCCATCCCAGTCGCAagcagcccacaagcaggaggtGGCTCAGGAACGCCTGATGCCCACCACCTTCCAGGACCTTCAACCTGGCCAGCTACCCCTCCAGCAGCCTCTGAGCCATTCCAGCACTGCCAGCTCCATCTCCCACAGCACCACAGCCTCAGAGCAGAGGCTCCTCGGCAGCATCACACCGTCACACTCTGGGCACTCACTTGTCCGGACGCAGCCGCAAGCAGGCGACCCCAAGCCTGAGGAGCTGCAGAAGGGGACACCTGAGAAGCCTCGTGTCCTCCATGCTGGCCACCTCTTCATCTGCGAGGAATGCGGCCACTGCAAGTGTGCCCGTTGCATGGCGACACGCAGCTTGCCCTCTTGCTGGCTTTGCAACAAGCGCTGCCTCTGCTCACCAGAGAACCTCATTGACTATGGGACTTGCCTCTGCTGTGTCAAGGGCATTTTCTACCACTGCTCCTCAGATGATGAAGACACCTGTGCCGATGACCCCTGCTCTTGTAGCCCGGGTTCCTGCTGTGCCCGCTGGGCTGCCATGAGTTTCCTTTCCTTGTTCATGCCCTGCCTGTGCTGTTACTTTCCCACCTTGGGGTGCCTCAAACTTTGCCAGAGGGGCTACGATGCCTTTAAGCGGCCTGGTTGTCGCTGCCAGAACCACACCAATACTGTCTGCAGGAAGATCTCCTCCACATCCAGTGGAGCCACTCTCCCTAAGACTTTGGACAAGCCCGTATGA